The sequence CTGCTGTTCGGCGAGCTCGGCGAGCTCGGCGAGCAGTGACGCGTCCAAGTCGATCGCAAAGACAGACTCAGGTTCGACGATCCGGGCGGCTGGAAGCGCGAAGTAGCCGCTCCCACAGCCGACCTCGGCGACCGACTCGCCGGACGCGAGGCCGAGTTTCCGGAGCGTCGCGCCGGGCGTGGGCCAGAGTCTGCTCCACCAGTCCCAGTCGGGCTGGCCGGTGTTCTGGAACCGGTCCATCCCTAGCGGGACCCCGACGTGTCCACTCCCAGCAGACGGTACAGGAGACAGACCCGGACGAGCCCGGTCCCAGCGAGCACGAGACCCAGTAGCGTCAGGGCTACGCCGACCGTCAGGCCGAAGCCGAGCAGGTCGCCGAGCGACGCGAGTCCCACGGCCGCGAGTGCGATGCCGACGGCGATCCGGACCACTCTGTCTGTGGCACCGATATTGTTCTTCATACCCAATAGTACACAACACAGAAACCTAAGTCTTGCCCGGAGCGGGCCGCCCGCGATCCGCTCGCTCCGCCCGGCGGTCGTCCGGCGGGCCGCTACCGTTCGGTCGCCGACGCCCACGCCGCCGGCAGACGCGCGTAGACGACGGCGTTGTCCACGAGCGCGTCGACGGTCGTGTACTCGTCGACGGCGTGGACGGTGTCGGTGCCGAACGCGAACTCCACGGTCGGGATATCGGCGTTACGGAGCGTCTTGGCGTCGCCGCCGCCGGTGGCGCTCCGTCGGAAGACGCGCTCGCCGCTTACCGATTCCGCGGTCGACGCCACCGCGTCGACGAGCGGGCTGTCTATCGGTTCGGCCGTCCCCACGCTCCAGGACACGTCCGTGATGGAGACGCCCTCGCAGTCGGCCGCACAGGACCTGATGTCGGCGAGCACCGACGACGTCTCCACGCCCGCCGCGAGACGGACGTCGATCTCGGCACGGGCGGACTGCGGGACGCTGTTGATCGCCTCCCCGCCCTCCAGCGTCCCCAGGTTGATCGACGGGTACGCGAAGAGATCGCGCGCGACCGCTCGGCCCATCGACGGCGCGTAGTACTCGACGGACTCCTCGACGACTGGTGCCACCGTCTCCGGGATCTCCAGCCGGCGCTCCCCGAACCGATCGCGGAGGGTCTCGACGGCCCCGTAGAGCCGGTCGATCGCGTTCTCGCCGAGAATTGGCCGCGAACCGTGGGCGGCGTCTCCAGTGGCCTCGAGCGTCAGCCAGATGCTCCCGCGGTCGGCGACGGTCACGGAGTGGCGACCCTCCTCGCAGGTCGGCTCGCCGATCACGCACGCGTCCGCATCGAGCTTCCCGGCCTCCAGCAGCGCCGGGAGACCCGCGTCGCCGCCGACTTCCTCGTCGCTCACGAACGCGAACAGGAGGTCGACTGGCGGGTCGGTGTCGGTGGCTGCGAAGGCCTGAATTGCGATGAGCATCGACGCCACGGCCCCTTTCATGTCGGTCGCACCGCGACCGTAGACGCGGTCGTCGGTGCGCTCGCCGAGCGGATCGCGGGTCCACGCGTCGGCGTCGAACGGCACCGTGTCGAGGTGTCCGTTGAACAGCAGCGTGCGGTCGGACTCGCCGGGGAGTCGAACGAGGAGGTTCGGCTTCGCCGGATCGACCACGAAACGCTCGACGTCGACCGAAAGCGGTTCGAGGAACCGCTCGATTTCGGCGACGATCTCGCGCGTGTCGCCGGGCGGGTTCGACGTGTCGATCGCGAGGAGATCGAGGGTCAGCGAGAGCAGTTCCTCGCGGTGGGCTCGCACGTACTCGGGGGGAGTCGTGTCGCTCATTCGCTCTCTAACTCCCCCTCGAGAACCTTCGCCGCCGTGAGAATTGGGTCCCAGACGGGGCTGAACGGCGGCGCGTACGCCAGGTCGGCGTTCCGGAGCTCGGTCACCGTCAGGCCCGCCCTGAGCGCCGTCGCGACCGTGTCGATGCGCTTCGCGCCTTCCCGGCCGACGACGCTCCCGCCCAGCAGCCGACCGGAGTCCCGGTCGGCCAGCAGCGTGACGGTGAGTTCGGCACCGCCTGGGTAGTAGTGGGCTCGCGTCGGCGCCGATATCGTGACCGAAACGGGGTGGAAGCCGGCGTCCCGGGCCCGCTCCTCGTCGAGGAGTCCAGTTCGGGCGGCTCCGAGGTCGAACGCCTTGACGATCGCCGTCCCGGCGATCTCGCCGACTGACTCCGGATCGCCGGCGACTGTCTGGCCGATTGCCCGACCGGCGCGGTTGGCTGTCAGCGCCAGTGGCACGTGGTCCGGCTCGCCGGTCACGACGTGGCGCGCCTCGGCGCAGTCACCCGCGGCGTAGACGTTCTCGTAGTTCGTCCGGCCGTACTCGTCAGTCGTGATCGCCCCGGTCTCCCCCAGCTCGATGCCGGCGTCCGCCGCGAGGTCGGCGTTCGGTTCGACACCGACGCCGACGATTGCGACCTCGGCAGGGTGGGACTCGTCGTCGAGCGTGACGCGCTCGACACGCTCGGCACCCTCGAAGCCCGAGACAGCGGTGTCGAGGTGCAGCTGGACCCCCTTCTCTCGGAGATGGTCCTCGACGACTTCGGCCACCGCGTCACCGAACGGCTGGAGGACGTGCGGCAGCATCTCGTAGAGATGGACATCGACGCCGTGTGCCGACAATGCCTCGGCCATCTCAATGCCGACGTATCCACCACCGACAATAGCTGCGGAGTCGGGCGAGTGTTCGGTGACGTAGGTCTCGATGGCGTCGGCCTCGTCCATGTCGTGGATGGTGAACACGCCGTCGAGGTCGAGGCCGTCGAGCGGCGGTTCGATGGCGCTCGCCCCCGTCGCGACGAGGAGACGGTCGTAGGGCCGGTCGAACATCTCGCCGTCACCCTCGACGGTGACGGTTTTGACCTCGGGGTCGATGCCGACGACCTCGTGTCCGGTCCGGAGGTCGATATCCCGCTCGTCGCGGAACTCCTCGGGCGTCACGGCGACCAGGTCGTCCAGGTCCTCAACCTCGCCCTTGACGTAGTAGGGCATCCCGCAGGCGGCGTAGGAGACCCACTCGCCTTTCTCGAAGACGACGACGTCCAGCTCCGGGGCTTCACGCTTGGCCTTGCTCGCGGCACTCATCCCCGCGGCGTCACCGCCGACGACCACGAGCGTCTCGCTCATAGCCGTAGGTTCGACTGGCTCGAACTAAAGTATTTCTCGGATCCCACAATATCGAGGGCGAGCGCTCGACCGCCAGTCTCAGGTATCGAGGCGATCCCGCCCGGGGTATCGTCGAAGCTCACAGACCAGCCGGTTCGGCGACTGCGTCGTCCGCACGGTCGAACAGCGCCGCGAACAGCTTTCGCTCCGCGGCGCGGAGGTGCTGGGTGAACGTCGACTGGTTGATGTACTTGCCATCTTCGTAGGAAGCCAGACCGACCAACGCTTCACCGAGGGCATCCCTCAGTGTCGATTCGAGAGGGGCAACGCCATCTGCAAGTGAGCTATTCGCGCTCAACCACCTCCAGGCAGTCCCGATCGATACGTGGACGCGGCGTCTCATCGAGCAGTACTTCCCGGACGTTGCCGCGGAATCCTACGATGCGACCGCAACAGCGTTCCGAGAGCGATTCGGGAAGTACGCTGGCTACGCGCAAACCTGCCTCTATCACTGTGAACGGTCCTGATGGTGGATTATCCTTCAACGACCGAGCTACGAGGCCGCAGTAGAGAAAGACCGGTCGCCTAGCTCGAAGATGTGCCTGCCTCTGTCGCCTTCGACTGCTGGGGGTGTTCGTGATGCGTTACAGCACCCTCGATGGTCGTCGCCCCGTGAGAGCGGAGGAGCGACGTTGCCTCACCAGTTCGATGGTCTGGGACAACCACGGCAACGCGAGACAGTTCTTCTTCTGGGAGCTGACGGACAGTCCCGATAGCACCGCCGATAAACCCACCGACCGCGGCTCCGAGACCGAATCCGAGGGCGACGAGTTCGTACCGGCCAGCGGTCATAATCGGACTCAGGCGAGGTATCCAGAACACGTTCTCGTTCCAGGCGAACAGGAGAATAGCACCGATCACGCCACCGATGAGACCGCCCCACAGGAGTCCGCGGCTCTCGGGCATCTTCGTCGCCGGATCGAAGAACGGGTTGTCGATGTCCGGTTCCTTCGGTTTTAGATCGTCATCACGGAGCGCCTGCTTGGCCTCCGCGGCGTCGTCGGCATTCTCGAAGGCTGCGACGATGCGTTTCATTGTCCACCGGTTGGTTCTTGGAGCATTGCGTGAAGCTGTGCCTGGACGCGCTGACTGATCTGGTCTGTATCTCCGACGATCCAGCCGTGGTTGTACTTCCGGTCGTAGGGTGCGGCCTCGTGTGGCCGGATGAGATTGGTTAGATAGTTCTCGACAGTACTCGGCACGGAGTCCTGTTCGACGTGGAGCATCGGGCCGTGTTTCCCGCGGTGGCTCTCGACGCTCGCCGGGAGCGCCGTCTGCCAGTTTTCGGGATTCGCGAAGATGAAGTTGTGCCCGCTCTCGGCGATCCCCCAGCCGATGTTCCGGGGCCACTCGCCGACGACGAACCCCTGATTACGGCCGACGTCTTTGTAGCCGGCAAAGCCGACGCTCAGCCTGTACGGATTCGATCCCTGTGGAATCCGCTGGACGTGGCCGAACCGTGCTAGTTCGCGGGCGACCTGTGTGCTGATCCGGCTCTCGTCGCCAAGGAGGTACATGTATGCCTCGTCGAAGCGAGCCTCAAGCTGTCGCTGCGTGACCTCTGGGATGCGATCACCGTCGACGTAGAGGAAGCCGTCACCGCCGTGGGCGTTCCAGGACTGCGCCGGAATTCCGAGCCGGGGGTCGCCGATGTCCGCGATGAAGGCCGTGTCACGGTGATTCGCGTGGATCGTACTAAGGTACTGGTCGACGTTCGCCGCGACTTCCGCGGGTGTGTCTCCTTCGGTCCGCCTCGTCTTCAGCCCCATCTGTTCGACCGTCTCCTCGACATCGCGGCTGATGTATCGCTCACCGCCCACGATATACACCTGAACGTCGCCGTCGACGTGGACACCTTCGGGGTGGAGCCGTTCGATTTCCTCGCGCGTCGCGTCCGGGAGAGAGTCCTGCGCTGTCAGGAGGACGGCACCGTCGATTGGATGATGGATGAGGGGAACACCCGGGAGCGCTGCGGCGAGATCACTGTCGTTGATGAGGATCGCTGCCCCCGGGCGGGTGTGATCGTTGATGGCCTGGTAGACGTTCTGCGTGAACGCCGTCGCCGTCTCGTAGTCGTTCGCACCGGCGAGTCGGGTCGTCATGGTCGTGACGGTCCCGGCGTCGAAGTCAGCGGATTCTGGCCCACCCTGTCCTTCTTGTCCGGACGAGCGGACCTCTCGGTAGGTCAGCGCGGCACCGCCCAGGGTCGCCCCGGCCGGGAGTGCGGCGAGGTCGCGCAGAAACTTCCGACGACTGCGGTCGCTCATAGCGCACCACCCGGTTTGAGGTTCTTCCGGACGAGCAGTCCGTTCACCGGCCACGCGATGACGAATCCGACGAGGGTGGCGAACGTCATCACGCCGAACCAGAGGATGTTGTGGTCGCCCGGCATCATCGGCAGCTCGAGCATCATCAACACCCACATGCCGCCCATCATGCCGATGGAGACGCTTGTCATGCTAACCGCGACGATCTTCGCGCCTTTCTTCGCTGCCGCACTCGTGTCGAGGTCCTGTGAATCCGTGAGCATGGGTATGTGGAAGACGAGCCACGAGACGAGGAATGCGACGACGTACACGACGGCGATGAGGACGGTCATCGCGTTCCCGAGCCAGAACAGCGGGCCGTCGAGGACGAACATCGGGATCCCGAAGTAGGTGAGCAGGAACGCCGTCG comes from Halosimplex halophilum and encodes:
- a CDS encoding YgaP family membrane protein, with the protein product MKNNIGATDRVVRIAVGIALAAVGLASLGDLLGFGLTVGVALTLLGLVLAGTGLVRVCLLYRLLGVDTSGSR
- a CDS encoding M20 family metallopeptidase; translation: MSDTTPPEYVRAHREELLSLTLDLLAIDTSNPPGDTREIVAEIERFLEPLSVDVERFVVDPAKPNLLVRLPGESDRTLLFNGHLDTVPFDADAWTRDPLGERTDDRVYGRGATDMKGAVASMLIAIQAFAATDTDPPVDLLFAFVSDEEVGGDAGLPALLEAGKLDADACVIGEPTCEEGRHSVTVADRGSIWLTLEATGDAAHGSRPILGENAIDRLYGAVETLRDRFGERRLEIPETVAPVVEESVEYYAPSMGRAVARDLFAYPSINLGTLEGGEAINSVPQSARAEIDVRLAAGVETSSVLADIRSCAADCEGVSITDVSWSVGTAEPIDSPLVDAVASTAESVSGERVFRRSATGGGDAKTLRNADIPTVEFAFGTDTVHAVDEYTTVDALVDNAVVYARLPAAWASATER
- a CDS encoding FAD-dependent oxidoreductase, translated to MSETLVVVGGDAAGMSAASKAKREAPELDVVVFEKGEWVSYAACGMPYYVKGEVEDLDDLVAVTPEEFRDERDIDLRTGHEVVGIDPEVKTVTVEGDGEMFDRPYDRLLVATGASAIEPPLDGLDLDGVFTIHDMDEADAIETYVTEHSPDSAAIVGGGYVGIEMAEALSAHGVDVHLYEMLPHVLQPFGDAVAEVVEDHLREKGVQLHLDTAVSGFEGAERVERVTLDDESHPAEVAIVGVGVEPNADLAADAGIELGETGAITTDEYGRTNYENVYAAGDCAEARHVVTGEPDHVPLALTANRAGRAIGQTVAGDPESVGEIAGTAIVKAFDLGAARTGLLDEERARDAGFHPVSVTISAPTRAHYYPGGAELTVTLLADRDSGRLLGGSVVGREGAKRIDTVATALRAGLTVTELRNADLAYAPPFSPVWDPILTAAKVLEGELESE
- a CDS encoding patatin-like phospholipase domain-containing protein, which codes for MRRRVHVSIGTAWRWLSANSSLADGVAPLESTLRDALGEALVGLASYEDGKYINQSTFTQHLRAAERKLFAALFDRADDAVAEPAGL
- a CDS encoding cell wall-binding repeat-containing protein; amino-acid sequence: MSDRSRRKFLRDLAALPAGATLGGAALTYREVRSSGQEGQGGPESADFDAGTVTTMTTRLAGANDYETATAFTQNVYQAINDHTRPGAAILINDSDLAAALPGVPLIHHPIDGAVLLTAQDSLPDATREEIERLHPEGVHVDGDVQVYIVGGERYISRDVEETVEQMGLKTRRTEGDTPAEVAANVDQYLSTIHANHRDTAFIADIGDPRLGIPAQSWNAHGGDGFLYVDGDRIPEVTQRQLEARFDEAYMYLLGDESRISTQVARELARFGHVQRIPQGSNPYRLSVGFAGYKDVGRNQGFVVGEWPRNIGWGIAESGHNFIFANPENWQTALPASVESHRGKHGPMLHVEQDSVPSTVENYLTNLIRPHEAAPYDRKYNHGWIVGDTDQISQRVQAQLHAMLQEPTGGQ